The Candidatus Fusobacterium pullicola nucleotide sequence TTAATACGAAGAGAGGTTATTTCATTCAGTAGAGAGGAAAAAGTGAGAGAGTGTGTTTAGGAGAAAAAGTTTTTATATAGTGGTATGGCTATTACTTATATGGTATGTAGGTTCATATTTAAAATTGTGGAATAGTTTTATAATACCTTCTCCTGAAAGAGTAATTAAGAGTTTTTTTATTTTACTAAAAAATGGAAAACTTTTAAAAAATATAGTTATAAGCTTACAAAGAGTGGCAATAGGTTTTGGAATTTCAGCATTTCTAGCTATACCTTTGGGTGTTATCTTTGGATTAAAAACTGGAATATATGAGTATTTTAAAGGTATTTTAGAGTTTTTAAGACATATACCACCATTAGCTTTAGTTCCGATGATAATTTTATGGTTTGGAATAGGAGAGTTATCTAAAGTGGTGATAATAGTTTTAGCTAGTTTTTTTCCAATATTTTTAAACTCCTTAAAAGGAATCAGTAGTTGTGATAAGAAGTTGATAGAGGTTGGTAAAGTTTTTGGTTTAAATGAGAGAGATATATTTAAGAAAATAATATTTCCAAGTGCTTTATCAGATATACTCTTAGGATTAAAATTAGGACTGGGATATAGTTGGAGAGCTATAATCGCTGCAGAGTTGATTGCTTCTTCTTCTGGGATAGGTTATCTAATATTGGATTCTCAACAGATATCAAGATCAGATATGGTTGTAGTAGGTATACTTTCGATTGGAGTTTTAGGTGCAACTACAGACTATCTATTTAGTTTTTTAATGAATAGGTATTTCAGGAGAGGAGTTAGATCTAAATATGAAAGAAATCTATAGCTTAAAGAGT carries:
- a CDS encoding ABC transporter permease, which encodes MFRRKSFYIVVWLLLIWYVGSYLKLWNSFIIPSPERVIKSFFILLKNGKLLKNIVISLQRVAIGFGISAFLAIPLGVIFGLKTGIYEYFKGILEFLRHIPPLALVPMIILWFGIGELSKVVIIVLASFFPIFLNSLKGISSCDKKLIEVGKVFGLNERDIFKKIIFPSALSDILLGLKLGLGYSWRAIIAAELIASSSGIGYLILDSQQISRSDMVVVGILSIGVLGATTDYLFSFLMNRYFRRGVRSKYERNL